TCTCTTCATAAACGGTAAAACCATCCTAAAGAGGTTACGAAATATACCTCCTATCCCCGAACCGTACATGGTCGGGATCCATGACAGCCGGGTAACCCATTACCCACTTGATCAACATAGTATGAGACATAACGGTTAGGGTCGAGATGGTGGTTGTGTTCCATAAccattttaatttatttgtattatgtttataaaaaataaaaaataaataatactaataatatattatatatgtagagAGGCTTTGGAGGGCCTAAAGTGGAGTTTTACAATTGTTTTACCATAAGTAAATTCAATGTTTTCGTTCTGATCCGTTTTAAGCTCAACCAGAATGTTTTCAATATATTTCTTGCTTACAGCTACGTAGTGTGGCTTGTCGTAGGTGACAGTGactatccctccatcctttccCTCTATATGAACTGTTCTCAGGAGGGGCACACAACTGTCTCCTACCCTCTGATATGATATGATGTCGGTATACTCAAATATGTTGtaaaaccctgcatgtatatccgGGAATGGGGCTAATTTATCTTTCACATACGTCCATTTATTGGGAACCATCCCCAACATGTATGCTAAATTACCGGTGGTCTTTATACCCCTATCCGCAGCCCCTGAGATTTGGGCACGTTTATGAATAGGGTTGTAGCTCAAGAGTATTTCCGTATTGTTCTGGGTTAGGAGTTCGGTCAACTCTGAGACGATCCTGTCGACGGTTCTATATAACCCTTTTTTAATCTTTATAAGTTTCGCAGGTTCCGATATCCTTTTGCAATAAAAATCCCAGTCCTTATCCTTGATATTAGACCAACTATGCGGGTATGTAATCTCGCTGAGACCTACTTCCCACGCCTCGGATAACTCTATAGGCTTTGGAAAATTGGTTATATAATTCAAACTCTGGTTATTGCAATATATATATGCTGACGCATTACTGGGGAGGGTCAGTTAGAAGCCGCTGTGTTCCATGATGCACTCCTGTGTACACGCAAATTATGTATTTATCATGCCTGAGGGTTTAAGTTAACCCCCGATGCCTCCATCGTGCTCTAAAATCCAACTGTTGAACTTTTGGGGCCAGTTTTTCCAACGGACCAACACCCATTTTTTACCCTTTTCTCTCTTATGATCTAGAATGTCCTCCACGTGAAAGACTTTGTCTTTACCCATCTGTACCTTCTGTAGTTCCTTCTCATAAAACGATTCCGCTATAAGCTCCCCGTCATAATCTTTTAACTTGTAGACAGGGGGTATGCGCGGTAGACTTTCGGTAACGGTGAACAACTCATCGCTGTAACCTTGCTCATATTTTTTGTCGAAAACACCCCTCAACTTGGATATATACATACCAAGTCCCCCACTATGAAtttaacatttttaaaaatcTTACGGCGAAGGGGGAACAAACCATACAGATTTTTAAAGACTTGAAAAGAGTTTTCAGAAGAGACCTCTGCGGGCTTCATCCTTATACTCGTATGGTAGCTGTAGTTgtaaccctttactaaatctTGAACTATATCGATATATCTATGCGTGTTGTGAGCTTTAAAATATCTCCACATCCGCTCCTTCAGAGTTTGGTTAAAGCGTTCAACAACTGAAGCTTTCAAATCTGAGCCTGTAGCAAAATGTACTATATTGTGCTTCTTCATGAGTTTCTGAAAAGTATTATTAAAGAAATATTTTCCGCCATCGGTCTGCACTTTCTTGGGGACTCCTCCTTCCTTCAAGATAGCGTCAAAGGCCCTGGTCACCTCTGCCCCGCTCTTATTTTTTAAGACCCTTACAAATACCATTTTAACATGTAAAAggacatgtaaaagacaagcctgacctctcccctctctgggccccaagtgactgagccccagctaagggaaaagtgcaactgccaacattcattatccaaaggcatacattctaatgacaagtatatcacatcttaattatctatgttacccaactaattctgattcatcgtcacaatacatagacacactggctttgaaAAAAATGGATTGCCTGATTcttcctggattatgttggagaggcttccattaaataacaccctctgtgtactgttagacaggtaactctttatccacattatagtagggggtgtaaagccataacacatacatttttccagcagctgactatgatcgataatgtcaaaagccgtaTTAAAGTCtagcaaaacagctcccacaatctttttatcataaatttctgtcagccaatcatcagtcatttgtgtaagtgccgtgcaTGTTGAATGctcttccctataagcgtgctgaaagtcttttgtcaatttgtttactgtaaaatagcattgtatctggtcaaatacAATTTTTTCAAAAAGTTATTGTGTTGGCAGTTGATGCTATTCTTTAATAACACAGTGTCACAAGGATTGGatcaaaatgcagcaggaatatgtatactcatctttttattttgaagaaggagaaacaactaaatacatatacaaaaaagaacaaaacaaaacagtcctgtcaggtgcaacaaacactaaacaaggaacaactacccaccaatcccatagaaaaacacccctcttaaataggaccttcaattagaagcaacgaggagcagctgctccCAATTGAAGGTCCACCCAATAAacatcacatagaaatagacatactagaactaacatagaaatagactaacaaagaacatagcccaacaaaccccgaaatactctaaacaaacacccctcttaaatatgaacatagcccaacaaaccccgaaacactctaaacaaacaccccctgccacgtcctgaccaaactacaataacaaataaccccttatactggtcaggacgtgacacataggccccaaagcaaatcagggggaggaaaataggtttattcgAAGAGAACAAATCATACAGGGAGGTAGATGgccattctcccctgtcctcagtgatgctctcccagtgattctctcctgttgttctctccacagaacaaagggacaggatgtagtttataacccagccctagcctgtggttgaccaaatagaattccttgcaataaaactgtATTCTATTTCAGGTTGGACCAATGAGAGCGTGCTACACCGTAAGTTCAGGACTGACATTCCTAACAGTTGTTGAACTAAAAACCTACTATTTTCATTTCATAATTTcctattacagaaaaaacactatttccatgaataattccctattacagaaaaaacactatttccattgattgTTATTACTCCATTGACATCCTCTGTCTCGgcattgtgtatttatcttcgaaATATTCTTatagttggtaacaggctgatttgtCAGCTATTTGAGCGGTAAagagggctttactattcttgagtagcagaattacttttgcttccctccaggcctgagggcacacactttctagtaagcttagattgaagatatggcaaataggagtggcaatatggtCCGCTATTAttttcagtaattttccatccaagatGTCAGACCCCCGtggcttgtcactgttgttggtGACATCCCTAAGCAGTTTCCTCCCTATCCTGcaactcagttcagaaggacgactgtatctttgGTGTGTCTGGGCCAGTAaagactgctgaggggaggatggctcataataatggctggaatggagtcaatggagtggtatcaactacatggaaaccacgtctttgatgtgtttgataccattccatttactccattccagacattactgTGAGCCATCCTCCTCTCAGAAGCCTCCACTGgtttgggtggtttaatacatcatccacagcatttattaacttgaccatgcttaaagagatattacacgtctgatttgttattgttagccatctaccaatcactgccctttctGAGGCttttgaaaacctccctggtctttgtagttgaatctctGCTTGAAATtccctgcttgactgagggatcttacagatatggtgggacaggggaaggggtagtcattcaaaaatcatgtcaaccagTGGTGACCCATCATTCAGGGAAGGTGGGGCAGGGCCCACacttttgttttgggggggggggttgcctgtttttcattttattttggcattaatacatgtcacatatcagtttgcaaacaatgtaaaaaatgtagttaataaagccgcataaaAACATGATctattttttgctttcttgagtaaggcagctccaaaatgcaggtgtttcagcctagctcagtgctttctgtggtggtggggctagACAGCAGAAAATACAGACTGTTAAGCCTGATTGGCTCAGTTTCTGTTAtgattggctcagttttctgtcacTCAGGACAGTATGTCATCCCCAATTCTAAGCTTAGAACTCAAATTTTTGCACCTTGGGTTCTGCTATAGTTATATTAGCAGTGTccgtccaagaaggctcaaggccaTTGGCCACGGAtagaatgacatcaaatcacgttatatctacagtagctttgattggactgtcaACACCTTACTTTCcaagtcttagctagcagtcatcatcagttgtcatcaagtcgacaatctactggaaaaTCCTTTTTATTCCTTGTCatgtgaagagaaataatgaagagaaaatgtagataaaacgtatcggtgctcatcggccattgtacATAAAgactacacaacaagttggaaatcgcaaattcaacaatgagtcgtttggaaggaatcagtgtctaactgcaagcgttgcaaagcaaccactaacgttagcctgctattcaatggagtggctgtgttTTTTCCTCCGCGAAATccagaatgccagactttgatgacaaaatttgaccACAATGGACCGCTGCACCACcttcacaaggtgagtccaaaaatgtcttgtatgctgttgCATGAAATGATGCAATATGCAAGGGAGAaaggtatactgtagctaagaaagtaatactaagtgtatgttgtgtagtaagctgttagtaggccatgtgcctcaccctaataatttggtcttttTTCATCAACACCATCTCCAATCCCCCCCATGGTGGGACCATCGTGGAATGGTGGAGTGAATACCACATGTGGAGATTTCTACTGCAAGAGAAAGGGTAATTTAAGCTTTATTTTATGAGTAATGAAATTGctactcccgagtggtgcagcagtctaaggcactgcacctcagtgcttgaggcatcactacagacaccctggttcgaatccaggctgtatcaaaaccggccgtgattgggagtcccatagggcggcacacaagtGGCAATTTTAGGGTGTTGAATAGCCAGAAAGTCATGtctacttttagacttttactcaagtagtattttactgggtgactacttttacttgagtcattttctattaaggtatctttacttttactcaagtatgacagttgggtactttttccgccACTGTATCTAGTGAACCATTCACCTCTATCATGTCTGAGAGTAGAggatatgttatgtagtgaaccattcacctCTATCATGTCTGGGACTAGAggatatgttatgtagtgaaccattcacctCTCATGTCTGGGACTAGAggatatgttatgtagtgaaccattcacctCTATCATATCTGGGACTAGAAAGCACTCTCATGTCTGGGACTAGAggatatgttatgtagtgaaccattcacctTATCATGTCTGGGACTAGAGGATTCATACTCTCATGTCTGGGACTAGAggatatgttatgtagtgaaccattcacctCTCATGTCTGGGACTAGAggatatgttatgtagtgaaccattcacctCTCATGTCTGAGAGTAGAggatatgttatgtagtgaaccattcacctCTATCATGTCTGGGACTAGAggatatgttatgtagtgaaccattcactcTCATGTCTGGGACTAGAggatatgttatgtagtgaaccattcacctCTCATGTCTGGGACTAGAggatatgttatgtagtgaaccaTTCTGGGAGTAGGGAGTCTAGTGTTACACACATCACCTGATCCCAGGTTGCACATAGAAAGCATCAATAGAGTTAAAGTCATTATTGTCACACACTCTGGTTTGTTATATTTACCTGCCCATAGTCTCACTAATTAAGGGTCACAACAGTGTAAACTAACTTTGAAAAGTTCATGGCTTGTGTCCATTGGAAGTGGTTGTTGTAGCGTACTATTCCAGTTGTACTTGAAGTGACTGTCTTTAAATGACAAACCCACAAATGAATGCTCAGAAAATAATTGTGTTTTGTTGTTTAACCTCATTTATCCCTAACCTATGACTCTTTCACATACTGACACCCACAATTGCAACTGAGATGACTTCAGGTCTTGATTCTCTGTATGTTACAATGTCATTTCTTGGTTTAGTAGGCCCTCCTCGTTTTCCTATTGGTGGAGAGATTTTACTCTGTTTGTTCAGAACCTAGCAGTAAAGTAGGCCTACCTTGTGATCCTATTGGTGGAGAGGTTCTAGAGCAGACACCACTGTGGTATAGACATACTGCATATTTCCTGTTATTTGAAGGCTCAGTTAATTGTGATGTGAAGCTCTTGTTGTTTTAGCACGATGTCTGCACTCTGTCTGTGTTGTgcaatcttcctctgtctcctttGCTGCACCCTGGCTGAGAAAGGTGAGTGGTGTtgattttacttttctattgggGGGTGGACATCCTTTTGAGTTCATGGAAAggggtgtttttttatttaacatttaatcTAGTCAAttttacatttaaaatatattagGTACAGTCGACTCCTGATAAGTACACTTTGAATAAGTACAATACAGTTTTCCAGTCACATTTCGATTACATGATTTTTAATAGCTTGCTCCTGATAGCTGCATATCTGGCACAACAGTCCCAAGCCATTGCCTTTTCCAGGAGTCCACTGTAATCTAGAGTCCACTGTAATCTATAGAGTCCACTGTAATCTATAGAGTTCACTGTAATCTAGAGTTGCAATATCATAGATATACAAGATGCTGTTTTCAAGTCATTTACTTTTCAAGTGTAATATTCAAATGAGAGTAGTAGATGGTTCCTTGTATTAATAATCCATTTCCAAAAATAGACCTAGACTTGTGTGAAACTAGTTTTGGGTAGTGAAGATCTCCTTAACTGGTTGGTATTGGTTTATCCTTAAAACAAAACATCTGACACATATGTTGTGCGTTTTTCTTCCATTCTCCCATCTGCTCATGAAAGGGAGCAAGGGACTGCTGGTCCGAAAGCAGGAGGGAGACACTATGACCATCCACTGCAGCACCTCTCTGCCAGACCAAGAAAACCTGAGTGTGTACATGCGCCTGACAAAAGAGATTGAAGTGCTCTACTTTCACCAGGGTAATCAAAAATTCACCCTCCACAAGAGGTTTGAACTCAGATTGACGCCTAATGGAAAACTCAACAAAATGGACATCACCATCACAAACCTGACCATAGAGGACTCTGGGGTCTACTGGTGTGTGTACAGTGTTTATAAGTCACCCAAGAATGAGAAGACTGAGGGGGAAGGAGCTGTTTTGCTGGTGGTGAATGGTGAGTGTCTCAGCCAGTCCTGATTCGTTCCCTAACCCTCCATTTGGCACCTACTGCACCCTTCAATGTTCAAGTTTTTTGTGGTCATATGCTCaagcacagtgaaatgcttaacttgcaaGCCTTACCCTACAGTGCAGCATTCAATATCAAAATAGTATAACTAATAACACATTAAATAGAAAACAACATGAGAAATAAGATAGGGAGTTGGATAAATAGATATGAATGGCAATCAGTAATCCATGaacagcagtgtagtggtagtaatacataTATTACAAAGGGGGAGCAGCAaccatttaacagtcttatggccaggggacagaagctgtttaggagtctgtTGGTCTGAGCCTTGCAATTTTTCTGGCCTTTCTCGGACACTGCCTGGCATGTACGTCCTGGATACGGATCTGTACGTTCGAAGCTGCTCCACTGGTTATACCTGTCCAGATCCTTCAGATCTGCAAATGTTGAAGGGTAATGGGGTCAAGAGGAGGGTTAGGTAACGATTCAGGACCATTGTCTTAATGTGAGCTCCGAGCAGTGCAGTCTCATAGGAACTAATCCTAACTTGAGCAACCAGGCTGTAACTTCTAAACACGTTCAGACTGGTCAGTTTGTTGAGTTGTATTGGATTCTTCAACATCTCTTTTATAACGAATTGCAACTGGGGATATTTTTTATGATATGTACTGAACTGAATTGAAAAAGGTGTGCTACCCTGGTGTGTTGCTGTGCCACAGATGAGGAGTGTGACCAGAATGATGCGTCCTCAGGGCTAGGAATGCCCAGGTATCTGGTCCTGGTCTCAGCTGTCACTGCTGGCTCTGTGCTTCTCCTGAGTCTGCTCATCCTCTTCATCTGGGTCATCCCCAGGGTAAGTTCTACAGTAAAGTGTGGgtgcccacatgaaaaaatactgcagtttactatagaatactacagtagttactatagaattctgtagtaaactgtagtatactgtacaatactatacactgtagtatccctcgatcatgtgtagtacttactatataatgttgtagtatactgtagaatactatagtaaatactgcaGTATTATCTGAAAAAAAACCTGAGTAAATTCTACAGTATTGTCtccaaaaacactacagtctCCAAAAACACTAGACTTTAacaatagtaaatactacagtaattaatttgcatacaccctgcccattcccctccccatATCCACATTTGTGCTAGGttagttcagagcttctgcttTTTTCTATATCTTTTCagaacccagtcctacctacctaactacaggttatggaaaatgttCTCTTTTAGTTTCCTCAAGGAAAAAGCCTctacttctatgtcaaagataataaaactaaaatactacagtaaatactacagtaatgtccgcaaTAGCACAaaaagtaaatactacagtatattacagtccgcaaaaacacgacagtaaatactacagtatacaatatgcacgcacactgcagtaaatactacagtaattactACAGTATACACTCTGCAAAAACACTTCATTAAATACTTTATTATATAATACAGttaatttacataattatttttactatagttaactgtaaatactaaAGTATAATACAGTAAATACTACTTTAGTACGCAAAAACactactgtaaatactacagtatattacagtctgcaaaaacactacagtaaatactatagtataaaatagttttcttttactacagtatttatactatagttaactgtaaatactacagtaaatactactttagtccacaaaaacactacagtgaatactacagtatttatatcatagtatactatagtcttttttcgtgtgtgtgtgtgtgtgtgtgtgtgtgtgtgtgtgtgtgtgtgtgtgtgtgtgtgtgtgtgtgtgtgtgtgtgtgtgtgtgtgtgtgtgtgtgagtgtctgtatgTGTTTAAGCTTGTGAATCTGTGTGTAGGTGTTTGAGTTTGTGAATCGGGTGGCATGATTGCCACCTCAGCACTGTCTCCACTGACCTGTCTTTTGTAGGGAAATGCACAGTTTTTAACTTCAGCCTTTTGCTTTGACTCATATATGTAGACCTGATGGAATCTGTTGGGGAAGTTGTATTATCAGTACTGTAACAACATATTTGACAGGAAATAGCTCcttatactagacatgttccgTGGTATTGTTTGATTTGATCTACATTGATCGTATTTCATGAGTTATGAACTGCTTCTGGGGTCTTGCGCAAATTCTGCCCCTGCATATTCCGTCTCATCtaacttgcgtgtgtgtgtgtgtgtgtgtgtgtgtgtgtgtgtgtgtgtgtgtgtgtgtgtgtgtgtgtgtgtgtgtgtgtgtgtgtgtgtgtgtgtgtgtgtgtgtgtgtgtgtgtgtgtgtgtgtgtacagtatatatgcaattttttttacatttgcaatgtGTTGATGATAATGTTAGTTCAATTAATTTTAATTCCATACAAAAGATATTTACTGAAACACAAGACCACTTCTGATCCCTCCCCCTTCTGAAGACacgggcgacaggtagcctagaggttaagagcgttgggccagtaactgaaagggcGCTGGTTAGAATCCCCGAacagactaggtgaaaaatgtgttgctgtgctcttgagcaaggcacttaaccctaattgctcctgtaagtcgctctggaaaagagtgTCAGTTAAATGTTGTTAATAACATAGCATACTAACAGTACCTTATCTGACCAGTATCTCTTGTCTTTCCAGTTAAAGGCATGGCGTGCAACGATTAGACCAACACCGGTCAGGACTAACGATGTCTATGAAGACATGCGCACCACCATCAGACGTGCACACCTCCCTCAGATGGGTTATTAGTGATGTTGCACGGCAGCCATCTTTACTTTGGGCAccaccttcagacaggttgttacaGATGTTGCATGGCAGCCATCTTTACTTTGGGCacgaccttcagacaggttgttactGATGATGCACGGCCGCCATCTTTAA
Above is a window of Salmo salar chromosome ssa03, Ssal_v3.1, whole genome shotgun sequence DNA encoding:
- the LOC106606603 gene encoding uncharacterized protein isoform X1, which produces MCLTLIIWSFFINTISNPPHGGTIVEWWSEYHMWRFLLQEKGSCCFSTMSALCLCCAIFLCLLCCTLAEKGSKGLLVRKQEGDTMTIHCSTSLPDQENLSVYMRLTKEIEVLYFHQGNQKFTLHKRFELRLTPNGKLNKMDITITNLTIEDSGVYWCVYSVYKSPKNEKTEGEGAVLLVVNDEECDQNDASSGLGMPRYLVLVSAVTAGSVLLLSLLILFIWVIPRLKAWRATIRPTPVRTNDVYEDMRTTIRRAHLPQMGY
- the LOC106606603 gene encoding uncharacterized protein isoform X2; amino-acid sequence: MCLTLIIWSFFINTISNPPHGGTIVEWWSEYHMWRFLLQEKGTMSALCLCCAIFLCLLCCTLAEKGSKGLLVRKQEGDTMTIHCSTSLPDQENLSVYMRLTKEIEVLYFHQGNQKFTLHKRFELRLTPNGKLNKMDITITNLTIEDSGVYWCVYSVYKSPKNEKTEGEGAVLLVVNDEECDQNDASSGLGMPRYLVLVSAVTAGSVLLLSLLILFIWVIPRLKAWRATIRPTPVRTNDVYEDMRTTIRRAHLPQMGY
- the LOC106606603 gene encoding uncharacterized protein isoform X4, translating into MDRCTTFTSTMSALCLCCAIFLCLLCCTLAEKGSKGLLVRKQEGDTMTIHCSTSLPDQENLSVYMRLTKEIEVLYFHQGNQKFTLHKRFELRLTPNGKLNKMDITITNLTIEDSGVYWCVYSVYKSPKNEKTEGEGAVLLVVNDEECDQNDASSGLGMPRYLVLVSAVTAGSVLLLSLLILFIWVIPRLKAWRATIRPTPVRTNDVYEDMRTTIRRAHLPQMGY
- the LOC106606603 gene encoding uncharacterized protein isoform X3, whose amino-acid sequence is MDRCTTFTSSCCFSTMSALCLCCAIFLCLLCCTLAEKGSKGLLVRKQEGDTMTIHCSTSLPDQENLSVYMRLTKEIEVLYFHQGNQKFTLHKRFELRLTPNGKLNKMDITITNLTIEDSGVYWCVYSVYKSPKNEKTEGEGAVLLVVNDEECDQNDASSGLGMPRYLVLVSAVTAGSVLLLSLLILFIWVIPRLKAWRATIRPTPVRTNDVYEDMRTTIRRAHLPQMGY